The proteins below are encoded in one region of Sulfolobus islandicus Y.N.15.51:
- a CDS encoding cbb3-type cytochrome c oxidase subunit I: MGLKDVIVDLFQLDKDWTTRIVMGMLVLGIIWGLLGVIDSLMVRLVEASWGLSAVLPLTPQEYFAGITLHAERDLFGFAQQIIYAIFIYFTIKLLNIEPRAKWMLNLGFIAVNLSMMFMEGPILIVPAAGFDNYFSATIWYYISPLGIPGYSQYVVSPLFFWGWILLDAFTYIGGFWIVYHYYLASKNMKEKLPVPLVYFLMVTLMFMIGYSGVTAADVWDVLAFYHIVGLDPIANQIAFWIFGHAVVYMAWVPAVGALYLLIPMLANKPLYSDRMGRISALLYLIFSNNVPIHHLYMVNLPITLKFLQEVLTYSVVIPSMMTFFNLWATAKGTNVNWNIITAWTVTSFAGAIAAGVTGISNATISFDAIVHNTDWIVGHFHAMILFSIVPAAWAVLYIMITMISGRMWFSKVMAWVHYIGYMIGTTLLIVGFELVGFYGIVRRAEVYPRVPGLIDAEVITTVGAIIADLATLVWFLNLVLTLVKGRLVRLEGLSLPQIAGAVAMSLEWPSSVPFTPILQFIKAHNASKKGLGSMIALAVVGAILIIISAFILAFAGDAYTTQTWIWITILTIGIVFSAIGSLKGMKSI; encoded by the coding sequence ATGGGATTAAAGGATGTTATTGTAGATCTTTTCCAACTTGACAAAGATTGGACTACAAGAATTGTTATGGGAATGTTAGTTTTAGGTATTATATGGGGTTTATTAGGTGTTATTGATTCCTTAATGGTTAGATTAGTTGAAGCATCTTGGGGCCTTTCAGCTGTATTACCTCTAACACCTCAAGAATATTTTGCCGGTATAACATTACATGCTGAAAGGGATCTATTTGGTTTTGCCCAACAAATTATTTATGCAATATTTATTTATTTTACTATAAAACTTTTAAACATAGAGCCAAGAGCCAAGTGGATGCTTAACCTTGGGTTTATTGCAGTTAACCTTTCAATGATGTTTATGGAAGGGCCTATTCTAATTGTACCGGCAGCGGGTTTTGATAATTACTTCTCAGCTACAATATGGTACTATATATCGCCTCTAGGAATTCCGGGTTATTCTCAGTATGTGGTAAGTCCATTATTCTTCTGGGGCTGGATATTACTGGATGCCTTCACTTATATAGGAGGTTTCTGGATAGTATATCACTACTATTTAGCTAGTAAAAATATGAAAGAAAAACTTCCAGTTCCTCTAGTTTACTTCCTAATGGTTACCTTAATGTTCATGATAGGGTATTCTGGTGTTACTGCAGCTGATGTATGGGATGTTTTGGCATTTTATCACATAGTAGGATTAGATCCAATAGCGAATCAGATAGCGTTTTGGATATTTGGTCACGCCGTAGTGTATATGGCCTGGGTTCCGGCTGTTGGTGCCCTTTATCTACTGATACCTATGTTAGCTAATAAACCACTATATAGTGATAGAATGGGAAGAATATCTGCACTATTATACTTAATATTCTCTAACAATGTTCCTATTCATCACTTATACATGGTCAATCTCCCTATAACATTAAAGTTCCTCCAAGAAGTTCTAACATATTCTGTAGTTATACCATCTATGATGACGTTCTTTAACCTATGGGCTACTGCTAAAGGCACAAACGTAAATTGGAACATTATAACTGCCTGGACTGTAACTTCGTTTGCTGGTGCAATAGCTGCTGGTGTTACTGGTATATCTAATGCGACTATAAGTTTTGACGCAATCGTTCATAACACGGATTGGATTGTTGGACATTTCCACGCGATGATATTATTCTCTATAGTGCCTGCAGCGTGGGCTGTATTATATATTATGATAACCATGATCAGTGGAAGAATGTGGTTTTCAAAGGTAATGGCATGGGTTCATTACATTGGTTATATGATAGGGACTACTCTCCTAATTGTAGGATTTGAGCTAGTAGGATTCTATGGTATAGTTAGGAGAGCTGAGGTTTATCCTAGAGTGCCTGGACTCATAGATGCTGAGGTTATTACGACTGTTGGTGCCATCATAGCTGATTTAGCTACTTTAGTTTGGTTCTTAAATCTGGTGTTAACGTTAGTTAAAGGAAGACTAGTTAGGCTGGAAGGACTATCATTACCTCAAATTGCTGGTGCTGTAGCTATGAGTTTGGAGTGGCCATCATCAGTTCCCTTCACCCCTATATTACAGTTCATAAAAGCTCATAATGCTAGTAAAAAAGGTCTTGGATCCATGATAGCATTGGCAGTTGTAGGTGCAATATTGATAATAATTAGTGCTTTTATACTAGCTTTTGCGGGTGATGCGTATACTACGCAAACCTGGATTTGGATTACCATTTTAACAATTGGAATTGTTTTTTCAGCTATTGGTTCTCTTAAAGGTATGAAGTCAATATGA
- a CDS encoding thiamine-phosphate synthase family protein → MPRYYLFSMQDESEREYVLKRLKEAADIFVSNERAYLLVPEIRTNIGYAVSNAANVNDVAAIPGRLTVAFKKVIYCMLPAFGASDHVARIILTIMKYDKNLRSAINLKYYTEVIEKLPSQDICIFNRSSEPKEVKYREHSTMNFMVESCFRKLSKVPTYIVDLGDFGKEPSLFILDKDPVIVVNKSLELVKYISQDIP, encoded by the coding sequence ATGCCAAGATACTATTTATTTTCTATGCAGGATGAAAGTGAAAGAGAATATGTTTTAAAACGACTTAAGGAAGCAGCAGATATTTTTGTATCTAATGAAAGGGCCTATCTTCTTGTTCCAGAAATTAGAACTAATATTGGATATGCAGTATCTAATGCAGCTAATGTTAATGATGTTGCGGCAATTCCGGGCAGGTTAACTGTGGCTTTTAAAAAGGTAATATACTGTATGCTACCAGCTTTTGGAGCATCTGACCATGTTGCAAGGATAATCCTCACTATAATGAAATATGACAAGAATCTTAGAAGTGCAATAAATTTAAAGTACTATACAGAAGTTATTGAGAAGCTTCCATCTCAAGATATTTGTATATTTAACAGATCTTCTGAGCCTAAAGAGGTAAAATATAGAGAACACAGTACTATGAACTTTATGGTCGAGTCTTGTTTTCGTAAATTATCCAAGGTACCTACTTATATCGTGGATCTAGGTGACTTTGGTAAAGAGCCTTCACTCTTCATTCTAGATAAAGATCCAGTTATCGTAGTAAATAAATCTCTAGAATTAGTCAAATACATTTCACAAGATATCCCTTAG
- a CDS encoding PadR family transcriptional regulator → MISKFGFQRLKRGALKYLVLECLNEKPMRTYEIIKSIEKKFEGSYRPSTGSIYPVLKGLVEKDLVEVKVENGKKIYIITDKGKKELEEIKNKSLKLLGDNAKFSRQILQELLQIAFYLYNNRSKIDENNIQKIIQHLRNCRNELRDIL, encoded by the coding sequence GTGATCTCAAAGTTTGGCTTTCAAAGGCTAAAAAGAGGTGCTCTGAAATACTTGGTATTGGAGTGCCTAAATGAGAAACCAATGAGAACATATGAGATTATAAAAAGTATAGAGAAGAAATTCGAAGGTTCTTATAGGCCTAGCACCGGATCTATATATCCAGTCTTAAAGGGCTTAGTGGAAAAAGACTTAGTAGAAGTGAAAGTTGAAAATGGAAAGAAGATCTACATTATAACAGATAAAGGTAAAAAAGAACTGGAAGAGATCAAGAACAAATCACTTAAACTTCTTGGCGATAATGCCAAATTCTCAAGGCAAATATTGCAAGAATTATTACAAATTGCATTTTATTTGTATAATAACAGATCAAAAATAGATGAAAATAATATACAAAAGATTATACAGCACTTAAGAAATTGTAGGAACGAGCTAAGGGATATCTTGTGA